A stretch of bacterium DNA encodes these proteins:
- a CDS encoding GxxExxY protein, which translates to MGQQYEVYRHLGPGLLESAYEECLCHELYLHGLNFERQRPH; encoded by the coding sequence TTGGGTCAGCAATATGAAGTTTATAGGCATTTAGGCCCTGGCTTATTAGAGTCAGCCTACGAAGAATGCCTTTGTCATGAACTCTATTTGCATGGTCTAAATTTTGAACGACAAAGACCTCATTAA